In Perca flavescens isolate YP-PL-M2 chromosome 7, PFLA_1.0, whole genome shotgun sequence, the following proteins share a genomic window:
- the eif2s2 gene encoding eukaryotic translation initiation factor 2 subunit 2 — protein sequence MSGDEMIFDPNMTKKKKKKKKPFMLDEEGGEGVGGEEAREVEAKEAEPEPGDDKELDLEEDECRKKEPSDDLNDLNFFNQKKKKKKPKKVFENDVEEGLKELKIEGEQPEVLEEDNLDLMLPTKKKKSKKVDFDEGELLEKDDTLEDDEGKNNDGISFSSSTGPTWAGTERDYTYDELLNRVFNIMREKNPDMVAGEKRKFVMKPPQVVRVGTKKTSFVNFTDICKLLHRQPKHLLAFLLAELGTSGSIDGNNQLVIKGRFQQKQIENVLRRYIKEYVTCHTCRSPETILQKDTRLYFLQCETCHSRCSVASIKTGFQAVTGKRAQLRAKAN from the exons ATGTCAGGAGACGAG ATGATTTTTGATCCCAACATgaccaagaagaagaagaagaagaagaagccctTCATGCTGGatgaggaaggaggagaaggtGTGGGAGGAGAAGAGGCTAGAGAGGTGGAGGCGAAGGAGGCCGAACCAGAGCCGGGAGACGACAAGGAGCTGGATCTAGAAGAAGATGAATGCAGGAAGAAAG AGCCGTCCGATGATTTGAACGACTTGAACTTCTTCAaccagaagaaaaagaagaagaaacctAAGAAAGTGTTTGAGAATGATGTCGAGGAGGGATTAAAG GAGCTGAAAATTGAAGGAGAGCAGCCAGAGGTGCTGGAGGAGGACAACCTGGACCTAATGCTTCCTACCAAAAAGAAGAAGTCAAAGAAAGTGGACTTTGATGAGGGAGAGTTGCTGGAGAAGGATGACA CATTAGAAGATGATGAGGGGAAGAACAATGATGGGATCTCATTCAGCTCCTCCACAGGACCAACCTGGGCCGGCACTGAAAGAGACTACACTTATGATGAG CTCCTGAACAGAGTCTTCAACATTATGAGAGAGAAGAACCCGGACATGGTGGCCGGAGAGAAGAGGAAGTTTGTGATGAAGCCTCCTCAGGTGGTCCGAGTGGGAACCAAGAAAACCTCCTTTGTCAACTTCACAGACATCTGCAAACT GTTGCATCGTCAGCCCAAACATCTCCTCGCTTTCTTGTTGGCTGAGCTGGGAACAAG tggtTCCATAGATGGAAATAACCAGCTTGTGATCAAAGGCAGATTTCAACAGAAACAGATAGAAAATGTGTTAAGAAGATATATCA AGGAATACGTGACGTGTCACACCTGCCGCTCCCCAGAGACCATCCTGCAGAAGGACACTCGCCTCTATTTCCTGCAGTGTGAAACGTGCCACTCCCGCTGCTCCGTCGCCAGCATCAAAACCGGCTTCCAGGCTGTGACGGGCAAGAGGGCGCAGCTCCGCGCCAAAGCCAACTAA
- the LOC114559341 gene encoding serine/arginine-rich splicing factor 6, whose protein sequence is MPRVYIGRLSYHVREKDIQRFFSGYGKLMEIDLKNGYGFVEFEDNRDADDAVYELNGKELCGERVIVEHARGPRRDRDGHSGGYGGGGRSSGYSSRSRSGRDKYGPPVRTEYRLIVENLSSRCSWQDLKDFMRQAGEVTYADAHKERTNEGVIEFRSHSDMKRAIDKLDGTDINGRKIRLVEDKPRKRRSYSGSRSRSRSHRRSRSRSRRSSRSRSRSHSRSRSHSNKRRRHSRSRSGRKSRSKSGESKSRSRNRRSRSHSRKSKSRSRSHKSQSRSADRKSKSRSKSHSKVKSERDSRSRSKDMSGHKKSRSRSASPMENGVGERAKSPCRSPSPHEEDRRSKSREKRSASRSKSRSRSRSRSRSASQN, encoded by the exons ATGCCTCGTGTGTATATTGGACGACTGAGCTATCATGTCCGCGAAAAAGACATCCAACGATTTTTCAGCGGATATGGAAAGCTCATGGAAATCGATTTGAAAAATGG GTATGGATTCGTGGAGTTCGAGGATAACCGAGACGCCGACGATGCCGTGTACGAGCTCAACGGAAAGGAGCTGTGTGGGGAGCGGGTGATCGTCGAACATGCCCGGGGCCCGCGGCGAGACCGAGATGGCCATAGTGGGGGTTACGGGGGTGGTGGGCGCA gtaGCGGTTACAGCAGCCGGAGCCGTTCTGGCAGGGATAAGTATGGACCTCCAGTCCGTACTGAGTACCGTCTAATCGTGGAGAACTTGTCCAGCCGCTGCAGTTGGCAGGACCTCAAG GACTTCATGCGTCAGGCAGGAGAGGTGACCTATGCAGATGCCCACAAGGAACGCACAAATGAGGGTGTGATTGAGTTTCGATCCCACTCGGACATGAAGAGGGCCATCGACAAGCTGGACGGTACAGACATCAACGGACGGAAGATTCGTCTGGTGGAGGACAAGCCTCGCAAACGAAGGTCTTACTCTGGCAGCCGCTCGAG ATCTCGTAGTCACCGCCGCTCCCGCAGTAGGAGCCGCAGGAGCTCCAGGAGTCGCTCCAGATCCCACTCCAG GTCTCGTTCCCATAGCAACAAAAGACGTCGCCACTCCCGCTCCAGATCTGGAAGGAAGTCTCGCTCCAAGTCGGGAGAAAGCAAATCACGATCTCGCAACCGCAGGTCCCGTTCGCATTCCCGCAAATCTAAATCTCGTTCACGCTCTCACAAATCCCAGTCCCGTTCAGCTGACCGGAAATCGAAATCCCGCTCAAAGAGTCATTCAAAGGTAAAGTCGGAGCGGGATTCTCGCAGTAGATCCAAGGATATGTCTGGTCACAAGAAGTCCCGCAGTCGTTCAGCCTCCCCCATGGAGAACGGGGTAGGAGAGCGCGCCAAATCTCCTTGCCGCTCCCCATCCCCACACGAAGAAGACCGGCGATCTAAGTCCAGGGAGAAACGTTCAGCCTCCCGCTCGAAGTCCCGCTCAAGGTCTCGCTCACGGTCTAGGTCAGCTTCTCAGAATTAG